The proteins below come from a single Hippocampus zosterae strain Florida chromosome 5, ASM2543408v3, whole genome shotgun sequence genomic window:
- the tmem116 gene encoding transmembrane protein 116, with amino-acid sequence MGSMHNPTRTHEWTQVLSALPWIHVVIALISALCSASVITCVTSRRLGGATSELRALFQLAVSDLLLALCGLLGGALLVWHAGALAWYRLHAARQVVCMASFFYTLNYMWNVYARLRLNFWCVPHQLPAQISKRAIPTTNMTALLSGVIPPLLMAPVFIQPRVGSCAGNCSDAYRCLLMPVGVLPVTAEQPIRTCRLLLGYCGAVFLAAFALTLVGMMVLMGKSRQVYRRVVTSRGYLGNQQRVSFRALDLRMLAYFLSFALCWGPTASLVALRATRSSSDVEGVSTAVLYVTQAITSASPGILHFAALACGRGPPGRTLAWRDANTQTPLLRAQKRPTRTYTS; translated from the exons ATGGGCAGCATGCACAACCCGACCAGAACGCACGAATGGACGCAG GTTCTGAGCGCGTTGCCGTGGATCCACGTCGTCATCGCTCTCATCAG CGCTCTCTGCTCCGCTTCCGTCATCACCTGTGTGACGTCACGGCGCTTGGGCGGAGCCACGTCCGAG TTGCGAGCGCTTTTTCAGCTGGCGGTGTCCGACCTGCTGCTCGCCCTTTGTGGCCTGCTAGGGGGCGCTCTACTCGTGTGGCACGCTGGCGCCCTCGCCTGGTACCGACTACATGCCGCGCGACAG gttgTGTGTATGGCGTCTTTCTTCTACACACTCAACTACATGTGGAACGTCTATGCTCGTCTACGTCTCAACTTCTGGTGTGTCCCTCACCAGCTTCCTGCTCAG ATTTCCAAGCGAGCCATCCCGACCACCAACATGACAGCGTTGCTCTCTGG CGTGATTCCGCCTCTCCTGATGGCGCCCGTTTTCATCCAACCACGCGTGGGCAGCTGTGCGGGCAACTGCAGCGACGCCTACAG ATGTCTGCTCATGCCCGTCGGCGTGCTTCCTGTCACCGCGGAGCAACCAATCAGAACCTGCCGCCTGCTGCTCGGTTACTGCGGCGCCGTCTTCCTCGCCGCCTTCGCCCTCACACTCGTCGGGATGATG GTGCTCATGGGAAAATCTCGTCAGGTTTACCGGCGCGTGGTGACGTCGCGCGGTTACCTTGGCAACCAGCAGCGGGTGTCCTTCCGGGCGTTGGATTTGCGGATGCTGGCGTACTTCCTCTCATTTGCCCTCTGCTGGGGACCAA CGGCATCTTTGGTGGCCTTGCGTGCGACAAGGTCATCGTCGGACGTTGAGGGCGTGTCCACCGCGGTCTTGTACGTCACGCAG GCCATCACATCGGCGTCGCCGGGCATCCTCCATTTTGCTGCGCTGGCGTGTGGGCGTGGCCCACCCGGACGAACTTTGGCATGGCGCGACGCTAACACGCAGACGCCGCTGCTGCGAGCGCAGAAGAGACCAACGAGGACCTACACAAGTTGA
- the LOC127600186 gene encoding zinc finger protein 189-like isoform X3, which produces MNEVKMEEQPEEEKLANLLAEGNVSVPMAGPPKRRHHCTLCERDFSCPSRLSDHIAAHFGEKPHACGVCGKRFSKKINVKVHQRVHTGEKPYACQDCGARYAQLGCLRRHRLRHAPQKQHTCDECGRGFLQRRYLLQHQRVHTGERPYACALCPKRFASTAGRSEHQRTHSGDAYTCAVCRKVFTTPSAFRDHATLHTGRKPHPCSVCSKSFNRPGLLRKHLQKHLEDAVDDEQDGEEEEHSQDGSSLPAERSARLKKKTKKKKVHECELCGRVFSRPYKLKEHLEVHAATRLHGCSVCGKSFANATNLKAHEKIHTAERPHRCHICAKCFLRPYELRKHIKTHERQDLLDLPAVPVPALTTTTTSIPANSTNMEDGVMQPLKEEAFPKEEQLPGNHGNQDAKKEEQREEETVNGLINSDGEEEAWSPALIQSDGTTMATTRTRTRAAAAARCSNEDKRGYVCPVCGRDCFKASALQKHLRIHSGERPFQCATCKKTFTQQVHLKEHRRIHTGEKPYACTLCTKTFTFSSALRRHQRLHGDARPFACHICAKTFKQATSLKSHMLVHSDVRHHCPVCHKAFSRPLELSYHVDVHDASRPYFCRTCRKNFSGARAFRKHVKRHQAKEAAAAQAATAAATAAEDTAATATAAEGDDPTSAAAEDAAITGEETSQSAEKCD; this is translated from the exons atgaatgaagtgaaaatggaagagcaaccagaagaagaaaagcTTGCAAATTTGCTGGCTGAAG GCAACGTCTCGGTGCCGATGGCGGGGCCTCCCAAGCGGCGGCACCACTGCACGCTGTGCGAGCGCGACTTCTCGTGCCCGTCGCGCCTCTCCGACCACATCGCGGCGCACTTTGGCGAGAAGCCGCACGCCTGCGGCGTGTGCGGCAAGCGCTTCAGCAAGAAGATCAACGTCAAGGTTCACCAGAGGGtgcacacgggcgagaagccctACGCCTGTCAGGACTGCGGCGCCCGCTACGCCCAATTGGGCTGCCTGCGACGCCACCGCCTGCGCCACGCCCCGCAGAAGCAGCACACGTGCGACGAGTGCGGCCGCGGCTTCCTGCAGCGACGATACCTTCTGCAG CACCAGCGCGTGCACACGGGCGAGCGCCCGTACGCCTGCGCGCTTTGCCCCAAGCGCTTCGCCTCTACCGCAGGCCGCTCGGAGCACCAGCGCACGCACTCGGGCGACGCCTACACCTGCGCCGTGTGCCGCAAGGTCTTCACCACGCCGTCGGCCTTCCGCGACCACGCCACGCTGCACACCGGCCGCAAGCCGCACCCTTGCTCTGTGTGCAGCAAGAGCTTCAACCGGCCGGGCCTGCTTCGCAAGCATCTGCAGAAACATCTGGAAGACGCCGTG GACGACGAACAAGAcggtgaggaagaggagcactCGCAGGATGGGTCTTCATTGCCAG CAGAGCGGTCGGCGCGcctgaagaagaagacgaagaagaagaaggtccACGAGTGCGAGCTGTGCGGCCGCGTCTTCTCCAGGCCGTACAAGCTGAAGGAGCACCTGGAGGTCCACGCGGCCACGCGGCTGCACGGCTGCTCGGTGTGCGGCAAAAGCTTCGCCAACGCCACCAACCTGAAGGCCCACGAGAAGATCCACACTGCCGAGCGGCCGCACCGCTGCCACATTTGCGCCAAATGCTTCCTCAGGCCCTACGAGCTGCGCAAGCACATCAAGACGCACGAGCGCCAGGACCTCTTGGACCTCCCTGCCGTACCTGTGCCAGCactgacgacgacgacgacatcgATTCCTGCCAACAGCACCAATATGGAAGACGGAGTCATGCAACCTCTG AAGGAGGAGGCTTTTCCCAAAGAGGAGCAGCTTCCCGGTAACCACGGCAACCAGGATGCCAAGAAGGAAGAGCAGCGGGAGGAGGAAACGGTGAACGGTCTCATCAACTCTGACGGTGAAGAAGAAGCCTGGAGCCCCGCCCTCATAC AATCGGACGGCACCACAATGGCGACGACGAGGACGAGAACGAGggcggcagcagcagcgcgGTGCTCCAACGAGGACAAACGCGGCTACGTGTGCCCGGTGTGCGGCCGCGACTGCTTCAAGGCGTCGGCGCTGCAGAAGCACCTGCGCATCCACTCGGGCGAGCGGCCCTTCCAGTGCGCCACCTGCAAGAAGACCTTCACGCAGCAGGTGCATCTCAAGGAGCACCGGCGCAtccacacgggcgagaagccctACGCCTGCACGCTCTGCACCAAGACTTTCACCTTCTCCAGCGCGCTGCGCCGCCACCAGCGGCTGCACGGCGACGCGCGGCCCTTCGCCTGCCACATCTGCGCCAAGACCTTCAAGCAGGCCACCTCGCTCAAGAGCCACATGCTGGTGCACTCGGACGTGCGCCACCACTGCCCCGTATGCCACAAGGCCTTCAGCCGGCCGCTCGAACTCAGCTACCACGTGGATGTGCACGACGCCAGCCGACCCTACTTCTGCCGCACCTGCCGCAAGAACTTCAGCGGGGCGCGGGCCTTCCGCAAGCACGTTAAAAGGCACCAGGCGAAGGAAGCCGCTGCTGCGCAAGCCGCCACCGCCGCAGCTACAGCTGCTGAGGATACTGCCGCCACGGCAACCGCTGCCGAGGGTGACGACCCCACATCAGCAGCCGCCGAGGATGCCGCCATCACCGGCGAGGAGACGAGCCAAAGTGCCGAAAAGTGCGACTGA
- the LOC127600186 gene encoding zinc finger protein 420-like isoform X1, with protein MFRVVGFWRLRHAEVVARFFCIPIKGACNVSVPMAGPPKRRHHCTLCERDFSCPSRLSDHIAAHFGEKPHACGVCGKRFSKKINVKVHQRVHTGEKPYACQDCGARYAQLGCLRRHRLRHAPQKQHTCDECGRGFLQRRYLLQHQRVHTGERPYACALCPKRFASTAGRSEHQRTHSGDAYTCAVCRKVFTTPSAFRDHATLHTGRKPHPCSVCSKSFNRPGLLRKHLQKHLEDAVDDEQDGEEEEHSQDGSSLPAERSARLKKKTKKKKVHECELCGRVFSRPYKLKEHLEVHAATRLHGCSVCGKSFANATNLKAHEKIHTAERPHRCHICAKCFLRPYELRKHIKTHERQDLLDLPAVPVPALTTTTTSIPANSTNMEDGVMQPLKEEAFPKEEQLPGNHGNQDAKKEEQREEETVNGLINSDGEEEAWSPALIQSDGTTMATTRTRTRAAAAARCSNEDKRGYVCPVCGRDCFKASALQKHLRIHSGERPFQCATCKKTFTQQVHLKEHRRIHTGEKPYACTLCTKTFTFSSALRRHQRLHGDARPFACHICAKTFKQATSLKSHMLVHSDVRHHCPVCHKAFSRPLELSYHVDVHDASRPYFCRTCRKNFSGARAFRKHVKRHQAKEAAAAQAATAAATAAEDTAATATAAEGDDPTSAAAEDAAITGEETSQSAEKCD; from the exons ATGTTCAGGGTTGTGGGGTTTTGGCGCCTACGACAcgctgaagtggttgccagatTCTTTTGCATACCAATAAAGGGAGCCT GCAACGTCTCGGTGCCGATGGCGGGGCCTCCCAAGCGGCGGCACCACTGCACGCTGTGCGAGCGCGACTTCTCGTGCCCGTCGCGCCTCTCCGACCACATCGCGGCGCACTTTGGCGAGAAGCCGCACGCCTGCGGCGTGTGCGGCAAGCGCTTCAGCAAGAAGATCAACGTCAAGGTTCACCAGAGGGtgcacacgggcgagaagccctACGCCTGTCAGGACTGCGGCGCCCGCTACGCCCAATTGGGCTGCCTGCGACGCCACCGCCTGCGCCACGCCCCGCAGAAGCAGCACACGTGCGACGAGTGCGGCCGCGGCTTCCTGCAGCGACGATACCTTCTGCAG CACCAGCGCGTGCACACGGGCGAGCGCCCGTACGCCTGCGCGCTTTGCCCCAAGCGCTTCGCCTCTACCGCAGGCCGCTCGGAGCACCAGCGCACGCACTCGGGCGACGCCTACACCTGCGCCGTGTGCCGCAAGGTCTTCACCACGCCGTCGGCCTTCCGCGACCACGCCACGCTGCACACCGGCCGCAAGCCGCACCCTTGCTCTGTGTGCAGCAAGAGCTTCAACCGGCCGGGCCTGCTTCGCAAGCATCTGCAGAAACATCTGGAAGACGCCGTG GACGACGAACAAGAcggtgaggaagaggagcactCGCAGGATGGGTCTTCATTGCCAG CAGAGCGGTCGGCGCGcctgaagaagaagacgaagaagaagaaggtccACGAGTGCGAGCTGTGCGGCCGCGTCTTCTCCAGGCCGTACAAGCTGAAGGAGCACCTGGAGGTCCACGCGGCCACGCGGCTGCACGGCTGCTCGGTGTGCGGCAAAAGCTTCGCCAACGCCACCAACCTGAAGGCCCACGAGAAGATCCACACTGCCGAGCGGCCGCACCGCTGCCACATTTGCGCCAAATGCTTCCTCAGGCCCTACGAGCTGCGCAAGCACATCAAGACGCACGAGCGCCAGGACCTCTTGGACCTCCCTGCCGTACCTGTGCCAGCactgacgacgacgacgacatcgATTCCTGCCAACAGCACCAATATGGAAGACGGAGTCATGCAACCTCTG AAGGAGGAGGCTTTTCCCAAAGAGGAGCAGCTTCCCGGTAACCACGGCAACCAGGATGCCAAGAAGGAAGAGCAGCGGGAGGAGGAAACGGTGAACGGTCTCATCAACTCTGACGGTGAAGAAGAAGCCTGGAGCCCCGCCCTCATAC AATCGGACGGCACCACAATGGCGACGACGAGGACGAGAACGAGggcggcagcagcagcgcgGTGCTCCAACGAGGACAAACGCGGCTACGTGTGCCCGGTGTGCGGCCGCGACTGCTTCAAGGCGTCGGCGCTGCAGAAGCACCTGCGCATCCACTCGGGCGAGCGGCCCTTCCAGTGCGCCACCTGCAAGAAGACCTTCACGCAGCAGGTGCATCTCAAGGAGCACCGGCGCAtccacacgggcgagaagccctACGCCTGCACGCTCTGCACCAAGACTTTCACCTTCTCCAGCGCGCTGCGCCGCCACCAGCGGCTGCACGGCGACGCGCGGCCCTTCGCCTGCCACATCTGCGCCAAGACCTTCAAGCAGGCCACCTCGCTCAAGAGCCACATGCTGGTGCACTCGGACGTGCGCCACCACTGCCCCGTATGCCACAAGGCCTTCAGCCGGCCGCTCGAACTCAGCTACCACGTGGATGTGCACGACGCCAGCCGACCCTACTTCTGCCGCACCTGCCGCAAGAACTTCAGCGGGGCGCGGGCCTTCCGCAAGCACGTTAAAAGGCACCAGGCGAAGGAAGCCGCTGCTGCGCAAGCCGCCACCGCCGCAGCTACAGCTGCTGAGGATACTGCCGCCACGGCAACCGCTGCCGAGGGTGACGACCCCACATCAGCAGCCGCCGAGGATGCCGCCATCACCGGCGAGGAGACGAGCCAAAGTGCCGAAAAGTGCGACTGA
- the LOC127600186 gene encoding zinc finger protein 420-like isoform X2 — translation MFRVVGFWRLRHAEVVARFFCIPIKGACNVSVPMAGPPKRRHHCTLCERDFSCPSRLSDHIAAHFGEKPHACGVCGKRFSKKINVKVHQRVHTGEKPYACQDCGARYAQLGCLRRHRLRHAPQKQHTCDECGRGFLQRRYLLQHQRVHTGERPYACALCPKRFASTAGRSEHQRTHSGDAYTCAVCRKVFTTPSAFRDHATLHTGRKPHPCSVCSKSFNRPGLLRKHLQKHLEDAVDDEQDGEEEEHSQDGSSLPERSARLKKKTKKKKVHECELCGRVFSRPYKLKEHLEVHAATRLHGCSVCGKSFANATNLKAHEKIHTAERPHRCHICAKCFLRPYELRKHIKTHERQDLLDLPAVPVPALTTTTTSIPANSTNMEDGVMQPLKEEAFPKEEQLPGNHGNQDAKKEEQREEETVNGLINSDGEEEAWSPALIQSDGTTMATTRTRTRAAAAARCSNEDKRGYVCPVCGRDCFKASALQKHLRIHSGERPFQCATCKKTFTQQVHLKEHRRIHTGEKPYACTLCTKTFTFSSALRRHQRLHGDARPFACHICAKTFKQATSLKSHMLVHSDVRHHCPVCHKAFSRPLELSYHVDVHDASRPYFCRTCRKNFSGARAFRKHVKRHQAKEAAAAQAATAAATAAEDTAATATAAEGDDPTSAAAEDAAITGEETSQSAEKCD, via the exons ATGTTCAGGGTTGTGGGGTTTTGGCGCCTACGACAcgctgaagtggttgccagatTCTTTTGCATACCAATAAAGGGAGCCT GCAACGTCTCGGTGCCGATGGCGGGGCCTCCCAAGCGGCGGCACCACTGCACGCTGTGCGAGCGCGACTTCTCGTGCCCGTCGCGCCTCTCCGACCACATCGCGGCGCACTTTGGCGAGAAGCCGCACGCCTGCGGCGTGTGCGGCAAGCGCTTCAGCAAGAAGATCAACGTCAAGGTTCACCAGAGGGtgcacacgggcgagaagccctACGCCTGTCAGGACTGCGGCGCCCGCTACGCCCAATTGGGCTGCCTGCGACGCCACCGCCTGCGCCACGCCCCGCAGAAGCAGCACACGTGCGACGAGTGCGGCCGCGGCTTCCTGCAGCGACGATACCTTCTGCAG CACCAGCGCGTGCACACGGGCGAGCGCCCGTACGCCTGCGCGCTTTGCCCCAAGCGCTTCGCCTCTACCGCAGGCCGCTCGGAGCACCAGCGCACGCACTCGGGCGACGCCTACACCTGCGCCGTGTGCCGCAAGGTCTTCACCACGCCGTCGGCCTTCCGCGACCACGCCACGCTGCACACCGGCCGCAAGCCGCACCCTTGCTCTGTGTGCAGCAAGAGCTTCAACCGGCCGGGCCTGCTTCGCAAGCATCTGCAGAAACATCTGGAAGACGCCGTG GACGACGAACAAGAcggtgaggaagaggagcactCGCAGGATGGGTCTTCATTGCCAG AGCGGTCGGCGCGcctgaagaagaagacgaagaagaagaaggtccACGAGTGCGAGCTGTGCGGCCGCGTCTTCTCCAGGCCGTACAAGCTGAAGGAGCACCTGGAGGTCCACGCGGCCACGCGGCTGCACGGCTGCTCGGTGTGCGGCAAAAGCTTCGCCAACGCCACCAACCTGAAGGCCCACGAGAAGATCCACACTGCCGAGCGGCCGCACCGCTGCCACATTTGCGCCAAATGCTTCCTCAGGCCCTACGAGCTGCGCAAGCACATCAAGACGCACGAGCGCCAGGACCTCTTGGACCTCCCTGCCGTACCTGTGCCAGCactgacgacgacgacgacatcgATTCCTGCCAACAGCACCAATATGGAAGACGGAGTCATGCAACCTCTG AAGGAGGAGGCTTTTCCCAAAGAGGAGCAGCTTCCCGGTAACCACGGCAACCAGGATGCCAAGAAGGAAGAGCAGCGGGAGGAGGAAACGGTGAACGGTCTCATCAACTCTGACGGTGAAGAAGAAGCCTGGAGCCCCGCCCTCATAC AATCGGACGGCACCACAATGGCGACGACGAGGACGAGAACGAGggcggcagcagcagcgcgGTGCTCCAACGAGGACAAACGCGGCTACGTGTGCCCGGTGTGCGGCCGCGACTGCTTCAAGGCGTCGGCGCTGCAGAAGCACCTGCGCATCCACTCGGGCGAGCGGCCCTTCCAGTGCGCCACCTGCAAGAAGACCTTCACGCAGCAGGTGCATCTCAAGGAGCACCGGCGCAtccacacgggcgagaagccctACGCCTGCACGCTCTGCACCAAGACTTTCACCTTCTCCAGCGCGCTGCGCCGCCACCAGCGGCTGCACGGCGACGCGCGGCCCTTCGCCTGCCACATCTGCGCCAAGACCTTCAAGCAGGCCACCTCGCTCAAGAGCCACATGCTGGTGCACTCGGACGTGCGCCACCACTGCCCCGTATGCCACAAGGCCTTCAGCCGGCCGCTCGAACTCAGCTACCACGTGGATGTGCACGACGCCAGCCGACCCTACTTCTGCCGCACCTGCCGCAAGAACTTCAGCGGGGCGCGGGCCTTCCGCAAGCACGTTAAAAGGCACCAGGCGAAGGAAGCCGCTGCTGCGCAAGCCGCCACCGCCGCAGCTACAGCTGCTGAGGATACTGCCGCCACGGCAACCGCTGCCGAGGGTGACGACCCCACATCAGCAGCCGCCGAGGATGCCGCCATCACCGGCGAGGAGACGAGCCAAAGTGCCGAAAAGTGCGACTGA
- the mrps12 gene encoding 28S ribosomal protein S12, mitochondrial-like — MTSFQVMSLLRGLRSTAVTTFFQVSQHVGTWTCPLASRPMATLNQMHRKGKPKPVPKAPGATFGQPQMKAVVLKTMIRKPKKPNSANRKCARVRLSNGKEAVAFIPGEGHNLQEHNVVLVQGGRTQDLPGVKLTIVRGKYDCAHVIKKKQ, encoded by the exons ATGACGTCGTTCCAAG TGATGTCGCTGTTGCGAGGTTTGAGGTCGACGGCGGTCACGACCTTCTTTCAAG TATCCCAGCACGTCGGCACATGGACATGCCCCCTGGCAAGCCGACCCATGGCCACCCTCAACCAGATGCACCGGAAGGGGAAGCCCAAGCCCGTGCCCAAGGCGCCAGGCGCCACCTTTGGCCAGCCACAGATGAAGGCGGTGGTCCTGAAGACGATGATCCGCAAGCCCAAGAAACCCAACTCGGCTAACAGGAAGTGCGCCCGCGTGCGCCTGTCCAACGGCAAGGAGGCGGTAGCCTTCATCCCGGGCGAAGGCCACAACCTGCAGGAGCACAATGTGGTCCTGGTGCAGGGCGGCCGTACTCAGGACCTGCCCGGCGTCAAGCTCACCATTGTCAGGGGCAAATACGACTGCGCGCATGTCATCAAGAAGAAACAGTGA